The proteins below are encoded in one region of Sphingobacterium sp. R2:
- a CDS encoding TIGR03915 family putative DNA repair protein — MDYIFDGSYSGYLCCVFEAFERKEFDSVPKTGKATEIVLFSEKRLIPTDNKKAIRILTGMEKIIGKQSTIFFYHNFLSDNDIEWLNGFRLIVELFRKKQLDIHNYGYPPILRLHQSIKKINRERHRMKAFIRFVKSNDHLYTAVVEPDFNVIPLVVQFFKNRFANQCWLIYDLKRNYGFHYDGNTIVEVSPNENDEIRDPYQIEVDLDPQEKAYQHLWKTYFKSTTIESRKNLKLHLRHVPKRYWKYLVEKT, encoded by the coding sequence ATGGACTATATTTTTGACGGCAGTTATTCCGGTTATCTGTGTTGTGTATTTGAGGCGTTTGAAAGGAAAGAGTTTGATAGTGTTCCTAAAACAGGAAAAGCGACGGAAATTGTTCTTTTTTCGGAAAAACGGCTGATTCCAACAGATAATAAGAAAGCGATACGCATTCTCACAGGGATGGAAAAAATAATTGGAAAGCAAAGTACGATTTTTTTCTACCATAATTTCCTGTCCGATAATGATATCGAATGGCTCAATGGATTTCGGCTGATAGTAGAACTATTTCGCAAAAAACAATTGGATATACATAATTATGGTTATCCCCCTATACTTCGTTTGCATCAATCAATTAAGAAAATCAATCGGGAACGGCACCGTATGAAAGCATTTATACGGTTTGTCAAATCTAATGACCATCTGTATACTGCCGTTGTAGAGCCCGATTTCAATGTGATTCCACTTGTTGTACAATTCTTTAAAAATCGATTCGCAAACCAATGTTGGTTAATTTATGATTTAAAACGAAATTATGGCTTTCACTATGATGGAAATACTATCGTCGAAGTATCTCCAAATGAAAATGATGAAATTCGAGATCCATATCAGATAGAAGTGGATCTCGATCCTCAAGAAAAGGCTTATCAGCATCTTTGGAAAACCTACTTTAAGAGTACAACCATTGAATCACGTAAAAATCTGAAACTTCATTTAAGGCATGTTCCGAAACGCTACTGGAAATATTTAGTAGAAAAGACATAG
- a CDS encoding zinc-binding alcohol dehydrogenase family protein: MKAIKIVKEGSVEITEIPQPSLKDGHVLLKIDYVGFCGSDLNTFRGLNPLVQLPVIPGHEIGATVVELGTNVGTDIKIGTRVTVNPYSNCGICTACKNNRPNACRYNETMGVQRDGAMTEYLVVPIQKVIVGGQLSSKELALVEPMSVGFHAVDRADVTDSDVVLVLGCGMIGVGAIVRSALRGATVIAVDVSKEKLELAKSLGATFTINSAEEDLAASLDKLTHAMGADVVIEAVGRKETYLAAIDAAAYTGRVIYIGYAKEAIPFDTQFFVKKELDIRGSRNATAKDFAAVMHYLKMKKCPIEQLITGVYRVEDAQLALTSWLSDPGRVFRLLIEF, from the coding sequence ATGAAAGCTATAAAAATAGTAAAAGAGGGATCTGTGGAAATCACGGAAATTCCTCAGCCTTCCCTTAAGGATGGACATGTCCTTTTAAAAATAGATTATGTTGGTTTCTGCGGCTCTGATCTGAATACATTTCGGGGTTTAAATCCATTAGTTCAGCTACCAGTTATACCTGGACATGAAATTGGGGCAACGGTAGTTGAATTGGGGACGAATGTTGGAACTGATATTAAGATTGGTACTAGAGTTACGGTAAATCCGTATTCGAACTGCGGTATTTGTACTGCATGTAAAAATAATAGACCTAATGCCTGCCGCTACAATGAAACGATGGGCGTACAGCGCGACGGTGCCATGACAGAATACCTTGTCGTGCCCATTCAAAAGGTCATTGTGGGTGGCCAACTATCGTCAAAAGAATTGGCCTTGGTGGAACCTATGAGCGTAGGCTTCCACGCCGTAGATCGGGCCGATGTCACCGACAGCGATGTCGTATTGGTGTTGGGATGTGGCATGATCGGAGTTGGGGCGATTGTTCGGTCTGCTTTACGGGGTGCCACCGTTATAGCAGTTGACGTGAGTAAAGAAAAACTTGAGTTGGCTAAAAGTCTCGGAGCGACATTTACCATCAATAGCGCTGAGGAAGACTTGGCGGCTAGTTTGGATAAATTGACGCACGCCATGGGGGCTGACGTAGTTATTGAAGCCGTAGGACGCAAGGAAACCTATTTAGCGGCGATTGATGCCGCTGCGTATACAGGCCGGGTTATCTATATCGGTTATGCAAAAGAAGCTATTCCTTTTGATACACAGTTTTTTGTCAAAAAAGAATTGGATATCAGAGGTTCACGTAATGCTACAGCAAAAGATTTTGCAGCGGTAATGCATTATTTGAAAATGAAAAAGTGCCCAATAGAGCAACTTATAACAGGAGTGTATCGCGTAGAAGATGCGCAGTTAGCTTTAACATCATGGCTAAGCGATCCTGGACGTGTTTTTAGGCTTTTAATTGAATTTTAA
- a CDS encoding AraC family transcriptional regulator, which yields MINNENNKLDFTLLNIGYAEHQANWNFKDIQSPFARIHYVCEGEASIILADETIKLRPGHLYLTPAYIQHSYACSAKLSLYYIHIYENPALRSSIFDRYSFPKEIKSDQLLATVIQHLYELNPGRELKMYDPKGYDNSTELMKNMALQTASPIARAAENQAIIHLLMSRFLAEASNKIPQVEKRLLRVLDYIDENIHHPIAIEQLANLIFISKDHLIRLFKKHMNATPVHYINQKKIEKAQLMMLIDEDNIQQLCFKLGFENISYFNRLFKKFTGETPMSYKRRIGR from the coding sequence ATGATAAATAACGAAAATAATAAACTTGATTTTACACTATTGAACATTGGCTATGCGGAACATCAGGCGAATTGGAATTTCAAAGATATTCAGAGTCCGTTTGCGCGGATACATTATGTGTGTGAAGGAGAAGCATCCATAATTTTAGCGGACGAAACCATCAAACTTCGGCCGGGACATCTCTATCTCACACCTGCATATATCCAACATAGCTACGCTTGTTCCGCTAAACTATCACTCTACTATATCCATATCTATGAAAATCCAGCGCTAAGATCGAGTATTTTCGACCGCTACTCTTTCCCGAAGGAAATCAAATCAGATCAGCTGTTAGCTACAGTCATTCAGCATCTCTACGAGTTAAATCCAGGTCGTGAGTTAAAAATGTATGATCCGAAAGGGTATGATAATTCAACAGAATTAATGAAAAACATGGCGCTGCAAACGGCGTCACCTATCGCCAGAGCAGCCGAAAACCAAGCGATCATTCATTTATTAATGAGCCGATTTCTGGCCGAAGCATCGAACAAAATACCACAGGTGGAAAAACGGCTTTTGCGTGTACTTGATTACATCGACGAAAATATCCATCATCCGATCGCTATAGAACAACTTGCCAATCTGATTTTTATATCCAAAGATCACCTTATCCGACTCTTCAAGAAACACATGAATGCCACACCTGTACATTACATCAATCAAAAGAAAATAGAAAAAGCACAATTGATGATGTTAATCGATGAAGATAATATCCAACAATTGTGCTTTAAATTAGGTTTCGAAAATATCTCTTACTTCAATCGACTATTTAAAAAATTCACAGGTGAAACACCCATGAGTTACAAACGCCGAATAGGTAGATAA
- a CDS encoding glycoside hydrolase family 43 protein — protein sequence MNKSKYLYPKDYMADPSAHVFENKIYIYPSHDRESGIPENDNGDHFDMQDYHVFSLEDIQGDVVDHGKVLDVKDIPWAGRQLWDSDVTEKNGKYYMYFSMKDKNDVFRLGVAVASQPYGPFVPQEHPIKGSYSIDPCAFKDTTGAYYLYFGGIWGGQLQFYRNNKIISPNELPQDHEDALSPKVVKLSADMLEFSEEPKDLVILDKNGIPLKHGDTEKRFFEASWMHKYRGKYYFSYSTGDSHLICYATGDNPYGPFTYQGVILSPVVGWTTHHSILEFKGKWYLFYHDSVPSGGKTWLRSMKVIELTYDENGHMITIDGLSS from the coding sequence ATGAATAAGAGCAAGTATTTGTATCCCAAAGATTATATGGCTGATCCATCAGCACATGTTTTTGAAAATAAAATTTACATTTATCCCTCTCATGATCGAGAAAGTGGAATACCGGAAAATGACAATGGAGACCATTTCGATATGCAGGATTACCACGTATTTTCTCTGGAGGATATTCAGGGGGATGTGGTTGATCATGGTAAGGTGTTAGATGTAAAAGACATTCCTTGGGCTGGTCGTCAGCTTTGGGATTCAGATGTGACGGAGAAAAACGGAAAGTACTATATGTATTTTTCCATGAAGGATAAAAATGATGTTTTCAGGCTTGGTGTCGCTGTTGCAAGTCAGCCCTATGGGCCATTTGTTCCACAGGAGCATCCAATTAAGGGTAGTTATAGTATTGATCCTTGTGCATTTAAAGATACTACCGGAGCGTATTATCTATATTTTGGTGGTATTTGGGGGGGGCAGCTCCAATTCTATCGAAATAATAAGATTATATCACCCAATGAATTGCCTCAAGATCACGAAGATGCTTTGTCTCCAAAAGTTGTGAAGCTGTCTGCTGATATGCTTGAATTTTCGGAAGAGCCAAAGGATCTTGTTATTTTGGATAAAAATGGCATCCCATTGAAACATGGTGATACGGAAAAGCGATTTTTTGAAGCTTCTTGGATGCACAAATATCGAGGGAAATACTATTTTTCCTACTCTACTGGAGATAGTCATTTAATCTGTTATGCCACTGGAGACAATCCATATGGTCCATTTACCTATCAGGGTGTAATTCTATCACCAGTGGTCGGTTGGACCACGCATCATAGTATCTTGGAATTCAAAGGTAAATGGTATCTATTTTATCATGATTCAGTTCCCTCAGGAGGAAAGACCTGGTTGAGAAGCATGAAAGTTATTGAGTTAACATATGATGAGAACGGTCACATGATAACAATTGATGGATTGTCGTCGTAG
- a CDS encoding endo-1,4-beta-xylanase — MKMLKTIVVAVAALLSNLSASAALQKLKLAPDSLTLKDAFEGKFFIGTALNLDQIWERDAAAVAVVKKHFNSIVAENCMKSMFLQPQEGVFDFKDADRFVLFGEKNKMQIIGHTLIWHSQTPDWFFVDKNGKEVTREVLIARMQKHIHTVVSRYKGRVHGWDVVNEAILDNGEWRKSKFYDIIGPQFIELAFKFAHEADPNAELYYNDYSTAVPEKRKGIIKMIRQVKAAGGRVSGIGMQEHNALDNPPIDEVEKTILGFAGLDAKVMVTEMDISVLPHARPNMGAEIGEQYAYTKEMNPYEKGLPAAKMDELGRRYVAFFKLYLKHKDKISRVTLWGVGDGDSWKNGWPIPGRTDYPLLFDRNYQPKPFLKDITSLTQKKKK, encoded by the coding sequence ATGAAGATGTTAAAAACTATTGTTGTGGCTGTAGCGGCCTTACTATCAAATCTATCTGCTTCAGCTGCTTTGCAAAAACTGAAGCTGGCACCTGATTCGTTGACTTTGAAGGATGCATTTGAAGGTAAGTTTTTTATAGGAACGGCTTTAAACCTTGATCAAATCTGGGAGCGGGATGCTGCCGCAGTAGCGGTCGTCAAAAAACATTTCAATTCCATTGTAGCGGAAAATTGTATGAAAAGTATGTTCCTGCAGCCGCAGGAAGGCGTGTTCGATTTTAAAGATGCGGATCGTTTCGTATTGTTTGGAGAAAAAAATAAAATGCAGATTATTGGGCATACGCTCATCTGGCATTCCCAAACACCAGATTGGTTTTTTGTGGATAAAAATGGGAAAGAGGTGACCCGAGAGGTACTTATAGCACGCATGCAAAAGCATATTCATACCGTAGTATCACGCTATAAAGGACGGGTGCACGGATGGGATGTGGTGAACGAGGCCATATTGGATAATGGAGAGTGGCGCAAAAGTAAATTTTACGATATTATTGGTCCTCAGTTTATTGAATTGGCATTTAAATTTGCACATGAGGCAGATCCAAATGCGGAGTTATATTATAATGATTATTCAACCGCCGTTCCTGAAAAAAGAAAGGGCATTATTAAAATGATTCGTCAAGTAAAAGCAGCGGGTGGTCGCGTTAGCGGAATTGGTATGCAAGAGCACAATGCACTGGATAATCCACCTATTGATGAGGTCGAAAAAACTATACTCGGATTTGCGGGACTTGATGCGAAAGTAATGGTTACTGAAATGGATATTTCGGTTTTGCCGCATGCTCGACCTAATATGGGCGCCGAAATTGGAGAGCAATATGCTTATACCAAGGAGATGAATCCATACGAAAAAGGGCTGCCGGCAGCGAAAATGGATGAGTTGGGGAGGCGATACGTAGCGTTCTTTAAATTATACCTCAAACATAAGGATAAAATATCGCGTGTGACGTTGTGGGGTGTTGGTGACGGAGATTCATGGAAGAATGGTTGGCCTATTCCGGGACGTACAGACTATCCATTATTATTTGACCGGAATTATCAGCCTAAGCCCTTTTTAAAAGATATCACTTCATTAACACAAAAAAAAAAGAAATAG
- a CDS encoding MFS transporter: MDQNRTEVKPFKGFYKLSTKQRVGFGAGDLAQNLIYQTVSMYLLIFYTNVYGISAASAGVMFLIVRIVDVLWDPIVGAFVDKRNPRMGKYRSYLVLGGIPLTGFAILCFWNGFSGSLTYAYITYVGLSMLYTLVNVPYGALNASLTRDTDEVTKLTSTRMFMANVGGLAVGYGVPLVVKYFSPDGKINSKDSAEAWFTTMLIYALVGLVLLIFCFSQTKERVIMDEKDTDNVQVSDLWREFKHNRPLRILAFFFITAFAMMAIGNSAGSYYMIYNVHAPDMLPYFMALGSLPAFIFMPLVPAIKRAIGKKQMFYVFLTIAILGMLMLYVISSNESLKGNIVLVLTAQFIKSTGVIVATGYMWALVPEVISYGEYKTGKRISGIVNALTGIFYKAGMALGGVVPGLVLAYVNFDKDNATVQSARAEMGILWLVAIIPAILLLVAMYVISKYELDDRTIDAINQDIESRHTY; this comes from the coding sequence ATGGACCAAAATAGGACAGAAGTGAAGCCTTTCAAAGGTTTTTACAAGCTTTCAACGAAGCAGCGCGTAGGGTTTGGTGCTGGGGATCTCGCACAGAATCTCATTTACCAGACTGTTTCAATGTATCTACTGATTTTTTATACCAATGTTTATGGGATCTCTGCAGCTTCTGCGGGAGTGATGTTTCTCATTGTTCGAATTGTCGATGTACTTTGGGATCCCATTGTGGGCGCATTTGTTGATAAAAGAAACCCTCGAATGGGAAAGTATAGGTCTTATTTGGTGCTGGGAGGAATTCCTTTAACAGGATTTGCAATTTTGTGTTTTTGGAATGGCTTTTCGGGATCTTTAACCTATGCTTATATCACCTATGTTGGTTTATCGATGTTGTACACATTGGTGAATGTTCCGTATGGTGCCTTAAATGCCTCCTTGACCAGAGATACGGATGAGGTTACAAAACTAACGTCTACACGTATGTTTATGGCGAACGTGGGGGGGCTGGCCGTTGGATATGGCGTACCACTCGTCGTAAAGTATTTCTCTCCAGATGGAAAGATAAACTCGAAAGATTCTGCCGAAGCCTGGTTTACAACGATGCTGATTTATGCTTTAGTTGGATTAGTGCTTTTAATCTTTTGCTTTTCACAAACAAAAGAACGTGTCATTATGGATGAGAAAGATACAGATAATGTCCAGGTTTCCGACCTGTGGCGAGAATTTAAGCATAATCGCCCTTTGCGTATTTTGGCATTTTTTTTCATTACTGCATTTGCTATGATGGCAATCGGAAACTCGGCAGGATCATACTACATGATTTATAATGTACATGCTCCAGATATGTTACCATATTTTATGGCATTAGGATCTTTGCCTGCTTTTATTTTTATGCCTTTAGTGCCAGCGATCAAACGCGCAATTGGTAAAAAGCAGATGTTCTATGTTTTCCTGACTATTGCAATCCTAGGAATGCTGATGCTATATGTCATTTCATCCAATGAAAGCCTCAAAGGAAATATTGTTTTGGTATTGACTGCTCAGTTTATCAAATCGACTGGAGTAATTGTCGCAACGGGATATATGTGGGCGCTCGTTCCTGAGGTCATTTCCTATGGCGAATATAAAACTGGGAAGCGTATTTCTGGTATTGTCAATGCACTTACCGGTATTTTTTACAAAGCTGGGATGGCTCTTGGGGGTGTGGTACCGGGGCTGGTGTTGGCATATGTTAACTTTGATAAAGATAATGCAACAGTCCAGTCAGCACGTGCTGAAATGGGAATTCTATGGTTGGTAGCCATTATTCCAGCGATACTCTTGCTAGTGGCCATGTATGTTATTTCCAAATACGAACTGGACGATAGGACTATTGATGCGATCAATCAGGACATAGAGTCTAGACATACTTATTAA
- a CDS encoding glycoside hydrolase family 43 protein → MMKRFFIQSQFGFLILFLVMVGKLRAQNPIVQTAYTADPAPLVYNNRLYLYTTQDEEESTWFNMNNWRVYSTDDMVNWTDHGAILSYTDFEWAKGDAWAAQCVEKNGKFYLYVPVISKVNNRGAIGVAVGDSPLGPFYDPLGKPLLQTEWGDIDPTVFIDDDGQAHMYWGNPQLKYVKLNEDMISYKGDIVEVPMTAASFGKREGDPKRPTTYEEGPWLYKRNSLYYLFWPGGPLPEFIGYSTSDKAEGPWKYGGIIMPAEGKAFTNHPGVVDFKGKTYFFYHNGALPGGGGFTRSVAVQELNFNPDGSIDPMKMTSGITQATGKVNPYELHQAETIAWSEHVKSYQNKKVGVFIKAKKDGAFTCVKNVDFGAKGARNFLARVGTTHNGGIRMEVRSGAVDGALLATIQVPMTGGDDRWTTVETALSDKVSGLHDLYFVFKGKAPSNILFFDCWKFGR, encoded by the coding sequence ATGATGAAACGTTTTTTTATACAATCCCAATTCGGATTTTTGATCTTATTCTTGGTTATGGTGGGTAAATTAAGGGCACAAAACCCCATTGTTCAGACTGCTTACACTGCGGATCCCGCCCCTCTGGTGTATAACAACCGACTTTATCTGTATACTACACAAGATGAAGAAGAATCCACCTGGTTTAACATGAACAATTGGCGTGTGTATTCAACCGATGATATGGTAAATTGGACCGATCATGGTGCAATTCTTTCTTATACAGATTTTGAATGGGCAAAAGGGGATGCTTGGGCGGCCCAATGTGTTGAAAAAAATGGTAAATTTTATCTTTATGTACCTGTCATTTCCAAAGTGAACAATCGAGGTGCGATTGGCGTTGCTGTCGGAGATAGCCCATTGGGACCATTTTACGATCCTCTTGGAAAACCATTACTGCAAACCGAATGGGGAGATATCGACCCTACAGTGTTTATTGATGATGACGGCCAAGCTCATATGTATTGGGGTAATCCCCAGCTGAAATATGTTAAGCTGAATGAAGATATGATCTCCTATAAAGGTGATATTGTTGAGGTTCCCATGACTGCAGCATCGTTCGGAAAGAGGGAAGGAGACCCGAAACGACCTACGACCTATGAGGAAGGGCCTTGGTTGTATAAAAGAAATAGTTTGTATTATCTTTTTTGGCCGGGAGGTCCTTTGCCTGAATTTATTGGTTATTCCACAAGTGATAAAGCTGAGGGACCTTGGAAGTACGGGGGTATAATCATGCCTGCGGAAGGAAAAGCCTTTACAAATCATCCTGGCGTTGTCGATTTTAAAGGGAAAACCTATTTCTTTTACCATAATGGTGCCTTACCTGGAGGGGGGGGCTTTACCCGATCTGTCGCTGTTCAGGAACTGAATTTTAATCCAGACGGCAGTATAGATCCGATGAAAATGACGAGCGGAATTACTCAAGCGACCGGCAAAGTGAATCCCTATGAACTTCATCAGGCTGAAACGATCGCTTGGTCCGAACACGTTAAATCCTACCAAAATAAAAAGGTGGGTGTTTTTATAAAGGCAAAAAAAGATGGCGCTTTCACCTGTGTGAAGAATGTTGACTTTGGCGCGAAGGGAGCGCGTAATTTTCTTGCACGGGTAGGAACTACTCATAATGGAGGTATCCGTATGGAAGTACGCTCGGGAGCGGTTGATGGAGCGTTGTTAGCTACGATACAGGTGCCCATGACGGGAGGAGATGACAGATGGACTACAGTTGAGACTGCGCTGTCGGATAAAGTATCGGGACTACACGATCTATATTTTGTTTTTAAAGGTAAGGCACCATCGAATATCCTGTTTTTCGATTGCTGGAAATTTGGGAGGTAA
- a CDS encoding glycoside hydrolase 43 family protein, protein MLRIKISAFVCGFMILFLDSLAQQARNPIIFADVPDMSMIRVGDTYYMSSTTMHMSPGVPIMKSKDLVNWTLVNYVYDRLGDQDELNLSNQKNAYGHGSWASSLRFHDGQYYVSTFSSNTGKTHVYRAADIEEGNWVSTEFSPMMHDHSLFIDQGKNYMIWGSGRIHIAELSPDFSGIKAGTERVLIDDASLPAKPNEGKVGLPAEGSQMFKINGFYYLFNISWPAGGMRTVIVHRASQLEGPYEGKVVLQDQGVAQGGLIDMPDGKWYAYLFQDYGAVGRIPFLVPVTWEDGWPVLGIGGKVPAALNLPVNKSLIPGIVNSDDFDRIPGDKPLPLVWQWNHNPDNNLWSVTARTGFLRMHTRDLTDDFLSAKNTLTQRTVGPTCSAAIAIEVANMKDGDFAGLSLLQKNYGLVGVRMEGNTKSLVMINATTGVPQEVATVGLKQQRIYLKASCDFTNKRDLAQFFYSTDGRNWNRIGNELKMSYTIPHFMGYRFGLFNYAAKAAGGYVDFDYFHLTAN, encoded by the coding sequence ATGTTAAGAATTAAAATTAGTGCTTTTGTCTGTGGCTTTATGATCCTGTTTTTGGATTCATTAGCGCAGCAAGCCCGTAATCCAATCATCTTTGCCGATGTACCCGATATGTCCATGATACGCGTTGGTGATACCTATTACATGAGCAGCACCACCATGCACATGAGCCCTGGGGTTCCGATAATGAAATCCAAAGATCTCGTCAATTGGACTTTGGTTAATTATGTGTATGATCGCCTTGGAGATCAGGATGAACTCAATTTGTCGAATCAGAAGAATGCGTATGGGCACGGTTCTTGGGCAAGCAGTTTACGCTTTCATGATGGACAGTACTATGTAAGTACATTTTCTTCCAATACAGGTAAAACACATGTCTATCGCGCGGCAGATATTGAGGAAGGAAATTGGGTTTCTACCGAGTTTAGTCCAATGATGCATGATCATAGTTTATTCATTGACCAAGGAAAAAATTATATGATCTGGGGTAGCGGACGGATCCATATTGCTGAATTGTCGCCCGACTTTTCAGGCATTAAAGCTGGGACAGAACGCGTGTTAATAGATGATGCTTCTTTACCTGCTAAGCCTAATGAAGGTAAAGTGGGGCTGCCTGCTGAGGGGTCCCAAATGTTTAAGATCAATGGTTTTTATTACCTTTTTAATATTTCATGGCCCGCTGGAGGAATGCGCACGGTCATTGTCCATCGGGCAAGTCAACTGGAAGGTCCGTATGAAGGGAAAGTGGTTTTGCAGGATCAAGGTGTGGCCCAAGGGGGGCTGATTGATATGCCGGACGGCAAATGGTATGCGTATCTGTTTCAGGATTATGGCGCTGTAGGACGTATTCCATTTTTGGTCCCTGTCACATGGGAAGATGGGTGGCCCGTGCTCGGTATCGGCGGAAAAGTGCCGGCTGCCTTAAATCTACCTGTAAATAAAAGTTTAATTCCCGGAATCGTTAACTCCGATGATTTTGACCGGATACCCGGAGATAAGCCTCTTCCTCTGGTGTGGCAGTGGAACCATAATCCAGACAATAATCTATGGTCTGTCACAGCGCGAACGGGTTTTCTGAGAATGCATACTCGCGATCTTACCGATGATTTTCTCTCGGCCAAAAACACCCTTACCCAGCGTACCGTCGGGCCGACTTGCAGTGCCGCTATTGCTATAGAGGTTGCTAACATGAAAGATGGTGATTTTGCAGGCCTATCGCTATTGCAAAAAAATTATGGGTTAGTTGGTGTCCGTATGGAAGGAAATACAAAATCATTGGTGATGATCAATGCGACGACAGGCGTACCGCAAGAGGTGGCTACGGTTGGCCTCAAACAGCAGCGCATCTATCTTAAAGCAAGCTGTGACTTTACAAACAAAAGAGATCTCGCTCAATTTTTTTATAGTACCGATGGGCGCAATTGGAACAGGATAGGCAATGAGTTAAAAATGAGTTATACCATTCCTCATTTTATGGGCTATCGGTTCGGACTATTCAACTATGCGGCTAAAGCCGCTGGTGGCTATGTAGATTTTGATTATTTTCATTTGACGGCAAATTAA